The genome window TTTTCCCCTTCTCCTCAAGGGGAAGGAGTTATGGATGATTTCCCCTTCTCCTTGAGAAGAAGGGGTCAGGGGATGAGGTGATAAAGACTTTCATCATGGTAGGCGATCAGAAACTTTACGAGATCCTGGCTGAGCTGGGGATTCCCTTTGAATACTACGAGCACCCGCCGGGCGATACCATCGAAAAGGCCCTGAAATACTGGAAGGACATTGATTCGACGCACTGCAAGAACATTTTTTTCCGCAACCACAAGGGCAACCGTCATTACCTGGTGATCCTGGAGCACAGCCGCCAGCTAGATATTCATGACCTGGAGAAACGGCTCAGGCAGGGTAAGCTCACCTTTGCCTCTCCGGAGCGGATGCAGAAATACCTGGGTCTGACACCCGGGTCGGTATCCCTGTTCGGTCTCATCCACGATCAGGAGGATCACGTCCACGTTTTTTTCGACGAGGCCCTGTTGAAGGCCAAACGGCTCAGTTTCCACCCGAATCTTAACACCGCCAGCCTGGTCATTGCTTACGATGATATGATCCGATTCCTGACCTGGGCCGGAAATACGTACGAGTTTTTGAAATTGTACGATGATTAAGGCACCTCACCTCCGAGTCGGTGTTCATCCCCTACGGGGAATTGGGTCGTATCCCGTTTCATTAGCTACAATACTAAAACCGCTACGCGGTAATAAAAGGTATCCTGTTTCCATTTGCTTGCCCGTAGGGCATAGAGGTTTCATTAGCTACAATACTAAAACCGCTACGCGGTAATAAAAGGTATCCTGTTTCCATTTGCTTGCCCGTAGGGCATAGAGGTTTCATTAG of Bacteroidales bacterium contains these proteins:
- a CDS encoding prolyl-tRNA synthetase associated domain-containing protein; this encodes MVGDQKLYEILAELGIPFEYYEHPPGDTIEKALKYWKDIDSTHCKNIFFRNHKGNRHYLVILEHSRQLDIHDLEKRLRQGKLTFASPERMQKYLGLTPGSVSLFGLIHDQEDHVHVFFDEALLKAKRLSFHPNLNTASLVIAYDDMIRFLTWAGNTYEFLKLYDD